A genomic segment from Chitinophaga flava encodes:
- a CDS encoding UbiX family flavin prenyltransferase: MKHRIVVAVTGASGSIYARQLLNKLHAAADQLDEVAVVMTENAKTVWQTELKNEDYHQLPFRFYTQQDFHAPFASGSGRFNTMIICPCSMGTLGRIATGISNDLITRAADVVLKERRKLICVVRETPYNLMHIRNMEAVTLAGGIICPATPSYYSLPATIEEVAATVVDRIVDLAGVEQQTFRWGSDNKAE; this comes from the coding sequence ATGAAACATCGTATAGTAGTAGCAGTTACTGGTGCCAGCGGGTCGATATATGCGAGGCAGTTGCTTAACAAGCTGCATGCCGCTGCCGACCAGCTGGATGAAGTAGCCGTTGTAATGACCGAGAATGCCAAGACTGTCTGGCAAACAGAACTGAAGAACGAAGATTATCATCAGCTGCCTTTCCGTTTTTATACCCAACAGGACTTTCACGCTCCTTTTGCTTCCGGTTCCGGGAGATTTAATACCATGATTATCTGCCCCTGTTCCATGGGCACCCTGGGCCGTATTGCCACGGGTATCTCCAACGACCTGATCACGAGGGCGGCGGACGTGGTGCTGAAAGAAAGGCGTAAACTGATTTGTGTGGTCAGGGAAACGCCCTATAACCTGATGCATATCCGTAATATGGAAGCGGTAACACTGGCGGGCGGAATCATCTGTCCGGCTACACCGTCGTATTACAGTCTGCCTGCCACCATTGAAGAGGTAGCAGCCACTGTAGTGGACCGTATTGTAGACCTGGCCGGCGTGGAGCAGCAAACCTTCCGCTGGGGCAGTGATAATAAAGCAGAATAA
- a CDS encoding UbiA family prenyltransferase: MRSVFNFFLFTSLFIALCALLMIWQTNQLLHLDYPHCTFYLFVFFSTICSYNFHWYLTPGTYSSSERLQWGERHRTMMLVFCGIGLAGALFYFWQLREHWMALSGGAFLTFLYSAPKVPHKTFTWLRKIAIGKTLFLTAVWTYVTTLLPALVANLGFSWALLFFTVHRFLLIYAICILFDYRDLESDKKEGIRSLITYLDLKNLNRLYYLTLLLSAVAAGLLGPETTIPVIATLMAPVVITALLTRKAQHNPSDYLFYFVLDGLMALSALLHLLIYWAQA; this comes from the coding sequence ATGCGGTCCGTTTTTAACTTTTTCCTTTTCACCTCCCTCTTTATTGCACTTTGCGCACTGCTGATGATATGGCAGACTAACCAGTTACTTCATCTGGATTATCCGCATTGTACCTTTTATCTGTTCGTATTTTTTTCCACTATCTGTAGTTATAATTTTCACTGGTACCTGACACCTGGCACCTACTCCTCTTCAGAACGGCTGCAGTGGGGTGAACGGCATCGTACCATGATGCTTGTGTTTTGTGGAATAGGCCTGGCAGGCGCCCTTTTTTATTTCTGGCAACTGCGGGAACACTGGATGGCCCTCAGCGGAGGCGCTTTCCTCACCTTCCTCTACTCCGCTCCCAAGGTGCCACACAAAACATTTACCTGGCTGCGTAAAATCGCGATCGGTAAAACCCTGTTTCTGACAGCAGTATGGACCTATGTAACTACGCTGCTGCCAGCACTGGTAGCCAATCTGGGCTTCTCCTGGGCGCTGCTTTTTTTTACAGTGCACCGCTTCCTGCTGATTTATGCGATCTGTATCTTGTTTGACTACCGCGACCTGGAATCCGATAAAAAAGAAGGTATCCGCAGCCTGATCACTTACCTCGACCTGAAAAACCTCAACCGCTTATATTACCTCACCCTGTTGTTGTCTGCTGTTGCTGCCGGCCTCCTGGGCCCGGAAACAACCATCCCCGTCATCGCTACCCTGATGGCGCCCGTAGTGATCACCGCTCTGCTCACCCGCAAAGCGCAGCACAACCCGTCAGATTATCTGTTCTACTTCGTACTCGATGGACTCATGGCCCTGTCGGCCCTGCTACACCTCCTGATTTACTGGGCACAGGCATAA
- a CDS encoding polyprenol monophosphomannose synthase codes for MEKLVIIPTYNEKDNIRNIIDAVFSLQQNFHILIVDDGSPDGTGNIVKSLQSEYPGQLFLEERSGKQGLGTAYIHGFKWALARSYQYIFEMDADFSHNPKDLVRLYDACAKGGADVSVGSRYVKGGKTENWPWDRAVLSYGASVYVGMITWMPVKDPTAGFVCYRNTVLEAINLDQIQFVGYAFQIEMKFTAWKLGFTIAEVPITFKDRREGYSKMSKGIIKEGVLGVLKIQWQSLFRNYKKRVTN; via the coding sequence TTGGAAAAGCTTGTCATTATTCCTACGTACAATGAGAAGGATAATATCCGCAACATCATTGACGCTGTATTTTCCTTACAGCAGAATTTCCATATCCTGATTGTGGACGATGGTTCTCCTGACGGTACAGGTAATATTGTAAAATCGCTGCAAAGCGAGTATCCCGGACAACTGTTCCTGGAAGAACGTTCCGGCAAACAAGGGCTGGGAACCGCTTACATCCATGGTTTCAAATGGGCACTGGCCAGAAGTTACCAGTACATCTTTGAAATGGATGCGGATTTCTCCCACAACCCCAAAGACCTGGTACGACTATACGACGCCTGCGCCAAAGGTGGTGCCGATGTGTCTGTAGGCTCCCGCTATGTCAAAGGAGGTAAAACTGAAAACTGGCCATGGGACCGTGCTGTACTGTCCTACGGTGCCTCTGTTTACGTAGGGATGATCACCTGGATGCCGGTAAAAGACCCTACCGCCGGTTTTGTATGTTACCGGAATACCGTGCTGGAAGCAATCAACCTGGACCAGATCCAGTTTGTAGGCTATGCCTTCCAGATCGAAATGAAATTTACCGCCTGGAAACTTGGCTTTACCATTGCAGAAGTACCCATTACCTTTAAAGACCGCCGCGAAGGATATTCCAAAATGAGCAAAGGTATCATTAAGGAAGGTGTATTAGGTGTGTTAAAAATTCAGTGGCAAAGTCTTTTCCGTAACTATAAAAAAAGAGTTACCAACTAA
- a CDS encoding M42 family metallopeptidase — protein sequence MSKKQKSILNKESLAFLKDYLNNPSPTGFEKEGQKLWLKYLTPYIDEHQVDAYGSVVGIINPKAPFKVVIEAHADEISWFVNYISPEGLIYVIRNGGSDQQIAPSKRVNIHTEKGIVKAVFGWPAIHTRLRSGDGKEPQPKVENIFLDCGARSRKEVEDLGIHVGCVATFEDGFEELSYDYFICRAIDNRIGGFMIAEVARLLKEKKQELPFGLYIVNAVQEEVGLRGAEMIAKRIKPDVAIITDVTHDTTTPMINKNIEGEIKCGGGPSITYGPAVHNILRDLIIKTAKKNEIPYQLHAVSRSTGTDTDAFAYSNDGTPSALISLPLRYMHTTVEMVKRDDIENTIQLIYQTLLQITPKTNFKYL from the coding sequence ATGTCCAAGAAACAGAAATCCATCCTCAACAAGGAATCACTGGCATTCCTCAAAGACTACCTGAACAATCCATCTCCCACTGGTTTTGAGAAAGAAGGACAAAAACTGTGGCTCAAATATCTGACACCATATATTGATGAACACCAGGTAGATGCCTATGGCTCTGTAGTAGGTATCATCAATCCCAAAGCACCTTTTAAAGTGGTGATAGAGGCTCACGCAGATGAAATTTCCTGGTTCGTAAACTATATCTCCCCCGAAGGGCTGATCTATGTAATCCGCAATGGCGGCTCTGATCAGCAGATCGCACCTTCCAAAAGAGTCAATATCCATACTGAAAAGGGGATTGTAAAAGCCGTATTCGGCTGGCCTGCCATTCATACCCGCCTCCGCAGCGGCGACGGCAAAGAGCCCCAGCCCAAAGTAGAAAACATCTTCCTGGATTGCGGCGCCCGCTCCCGTAAAGAAGTGGAAGACCTGGGCATACATGTCGGCTGTGTAGCCACCTTTGAAGATGGCTTTGAAGAACTGAGCTACGACTACTTTATCTGCCGCGCCATCGACAACCGTATCGGCGGCTTTATGATCGCGGAAGTGGCCCGCCTGCTGAAAGAAAAGAAACAGGAACTGCCTTTCGGCCTCTATATTGTGAATGCGGTACAGGAAGAAGTTGGCCTGCGCGGCGCCGAAATGATCGCTAAACGTATTAAACCGGACGTGGCCATCATCACCGATGTAACCCACGATACCACCACCCCGATGATCAACAAAAACATTGAAGGGGAAATCAAATGCGGCGGCGGTCCCAGCATCACCTATGGCCCTGCTGTACACAACATCCTCCGCGACCTGATCATCAAAACTGCTAAAAAGAACGAGATCCCGTACCAGCTGCATGCCGTAAGCCGCAGCACCGGCACCGATACCGATGCTTTTGCCTATTCCAACGATGGTACACCATCCGCACTGATCAGTTTACCACTGCGGTATATGCATACCACCGTTGAAATGGTGAAACGGGATGATATCGAAAATACAATTCAGCTGATCTATCAGACTTTATTACAGATCACGCCGAAAACAAATTTCAAATATCTGTAA
- the aroQ gene encoding type II 3-dehydroquinate dehydratase, with amino-acid sequence MKIAIINGPNLNLLGKREPGIYGSESFEDYFKKLQKSFPAVELSYFQHNVEGEIINHLHEIGFSYDGILLNAGGYTHTSVAIRDAIAAIKAPVIEIHISNVYAREEFRHTSLIAAKCVGSICGLGMNGYRLGVQHFLNSIEFDFAVKPPSFQ; translated from the coding sequence ATGAAGATAGCCATCATTAACGGGCCTAATCTCAATCTGCTGGGCAAGCGGGAACCCGGTATCTACGGCAGTGAGTCTTTTGAAGATTATTTCAAGAAGCTGCAAAAAAGTTTTCCTGCTGTAGAACTCAGCTATTTCCAGCACAACGTGGAAGGAGAGATCATCAATCATCTCCATGAGATCGGCTTTTCCTATGATGGTATCCTGCTGAATGCCGGTGGTTATACCCATACTTCCGTAGCCATCCGTGATGCCATCGCAGCCATCAAAGCACCTGTCATCGAAATTCATATCAGCAATGTATATGCCCGGGAGGAATTCCGGCATACTTCCCTTATCGCGGCCAAATGTGTAGGTTCCATCTGCGGATTAGGTATGAATGGGTATCGGCTGGGTGTGCAGCACTTTTTAAATAGTATCGAATTTGATTTTGCGGTAAAACCACCCAGCTTTCAATAA
- a CDS encoding 3'-5' exonuclease has protein sequence MPSLLLKRPLAVIDLETTGTNVATDRIIEIAIIKVFPDKSIQNKVKRINPGMPIPAGSTAIHGIKDEDVKDAPTFKQAANELKMFMDGCDLAGYNSNRFDIPLLVEEFLRAEMDFDVSKRRFVDVQRIFHLMEKRTLAAAYKFYCDKHLENAHSAEADALATYEILEAQLGRYEHLQQDIDGLADFTKEEEYIDFARRIVMQGGQEVFNFGKYKGRPVKEVLKAEPQYYDWMMKADFPLNTKQKLSEIYHNMMLKKL, from the coding sequence ATGCCTTCTTTGCTCCTCAAAAGGCCGCTGGCCGTAATCGATCTGGAAACTACCGGTACCAACGTGGCCACAGACCGCATCATCGAAATTGCTATCATCAAAGTATTCCCTGATAAATCCATCCAAAACAAAGTAAAACGTATCAACCCGGGAATGCCTATCCCTGCAGGATCTACAGCAATTCACGGTATTAAGGACGAAGACGTTAAAGATGCGCCCACCTTCAAACAGGCGGCCAACGAACTGAAAATGTTTATGGACGGCTGCGATCTCGCCGGATATAACTCCAACCGCTTCGATATTCCGCTGCTGGTAGAAGAGTTTCTCCGTGCAGAGATGGACTTCGATGTCTCCAAACGCAGATTTGTGGACGTTCAGCGCATCTTCCACCTGATGGAAAAAAGAACACTGGCCGCAGCCTATAAATTCTATTGCGACAAACACCTGGAAAACGCCCATAGCGCCGAAGCAGACGCCCTGGCCACCTACGAGATCCTGGAAGCCCAGCTGGGCCGCTACGAACACCTCCAGCAGGATATCGATGGACTGGCAGACTTTACCAAAGAAGAAGAATACATCGACTTTGCCCGTCGTATCGTTATGCAGGGCGGACAGGAAGTATTCAACTTCGGTAAATACAAAGGACGCCCCGTAAAAGAAGTGCTGAAGGCTGAGCCTCAATACTATGACTGGATGATGAAGGCAGATTTTCCGCTCAATACCAAGCAAAAACTGTCAGAAATCTATCACAATATGATGTTAAAAAAACTGTAA
- a CDS encoding acyl-CoA carboxylase subunit beta codes for MNKIEELQSKIKEAMLGGGEVRIASQHKKGKLTARERLQLLMDEGSFEELDMLVTNRNRGITTDQEQFPGDGVVTGYGTINGRLTYVFSQDFTVYGGSLSEPHARKICKIMDLAMQNGAPLIGLNDSGGARIQEGVVSLGGYADIFYRNTRASGVIPQISAIMGPCAGGAVYSPAITDFIMMVEQTSYMFVTGPNVVKTVTHEEVTSEELGGAQTHATKSGVTHFACANEVECIQNIKQLLSYIPQNCEETAPVYPYEPGNELRDALNTLIPASPNQPYDMKEVIAQITDTDSFFEVHKDFADNIIVGFARVAGRSIGIVANQPAVLAGVLDIHASVKGARFTRFCDAFNIPLLVLVDVPGFLPGTDQEWNGIITNGAKLLYALCEATVPKITITTRKAYGGAYCVMNSKHIGADLNYAFPQAEIAVMGAKGAVEIIYKKEIDTAADPETRTTELVTDYTDRFANPYLAAEKGYIDEVIIPEQARAKLIKGFKMLENKVVNMPRKKHGNIPL; via the coding sequence ATGAACAAGATCGAGGAATTACAGTCGAAGATTAAAGAAGCTATGTTAGGTGGTGGCGAAGTACGGATCGCGTCACAGCATAAAAAAGGAAAACTGACCGCCCGCGAAAGGCTGCAACTCCTGATGGACGAAGGATCTTTCGAAGAACTGGATATGCTGGTGACCAACCGCAACAGAGGTATAACCACTGATCAGGAACAATTCCCCGGCGACGGCGTAGTTACAGGATATGGCACCATCAATGGCAGACTGACCTATGTCTTTTCACAGGATTTCACTGTATATGGCGGTAGCCTCTCCGAACCTCATGCCCGTAAAATATGCAAGATCATGGACCTCGCCATGCAAAACGGCGCTCCGTTGATCGGTCTCAATGACAGTGGCGGCGCCCGTATCCAGGAAGGCGTGGTAAGCCTGGGCGGTTATGCTGATATCTTCTACCGCAACACCCGCGCCTCCGGCGTAATCCCACAGATATCCGCCATCATGGGCCCCTGCGCCGGCGGCGCCGTATACTCACCCGCCATCACCGACTTCATCATGATGGTGGAACAAACCTCCTACATGTTCGTGACCGGCCCCAACGTGGTAAAAACCGTCACCCATGAAGAAGTGACTTCTGAAGAACTGGGCGGCGCCCAGACACATGCTACCAAAAGCGGCGTGACGCACTTCGCCTGCGCCAACGAAGTGGAATGCATACAAAACATCAAACAACTCCTGAGTTATATCCCGCAAAACTGCGAAGAAACAGCACCGGTATATCCTTACGAACCAGGCAACGAACTGCGGGACGCCCTCAACACCCTCATTCCGGCCAGTCCCAACCAGCCGTATGATATGAAGGAAGTCATCGCTCAGATCACCGATACCGACAGCTTCTTTGAAGTACATAAAGACTTTGCAGACAATATCATTGTAGGCTTTGCCCGCGTTGCCGGACGAAGCATCGGTATTGTGGCCAACCAGCCCGCTGTACTGGCCGGTGTACTCGATATCCACGCCTCTGTAAAAGGTGCCCGCTTTACCCGCTTCTGTGATGCCTTCAACATCCCGCTGCTGGTACTGGTAGACGTACCCGGATTCCTCCCCGGCACAGACCAGGAATGGAACGGTATCATCACCAACGGTGCCAAACTGCTCTATGCCCTCTGCGAAGCTACGGTACCCAAAATCACCATCACCACCCGTAAAGCCTACGGTGGCGCCTACTGTGTAATGAACTCCAAACATATCGGAGCCGATCTCAACTACGCCTTCCCGCAAGCCGAGATTGCAGTTATGGGAGCCAAAGGCGCCGTAGAGATCATCTACAAAAAGGAAATCGATACCGCTGCAGACCCGGAAACACGCACCACTGAACTGGTGACAGATTACACCGACCGGTTTGCCAACCCGTACCTGGCCGCAGAAAAAGGTTATATCGATGAAGTCATCATCCCGGAACAAGCCCGCGCCAAACTTATCAAAGGCTTTAAAATGCTGGAAAATAAAGTGGTGAATATGCCCAGAAAAAAACACGGTAATATACCTTTGTAA
- a CDS encoding LuxE/PaaK family acyltransferase — protein sequence MRVVSPDHIFSLQHHELETAALEVFHYQYQENELYRAYTDALRINPQEVKGILDIPYLPIQFFKTHTVVCGQFEPQLIFESSGTTQTVNSRHLVKDAAIYTRSFMIAFEQFYGPVTDYVVVGLLPSYLERQHSSLVCMVQEMIVRSGREESGFYLYEHDKLFHQLQALEARQQKVLLIGVTFGLLDFAEKYSLQLQHTIVMETGGMKGRREEWTRNEVHDFLKNRLGVDVVHAEYGMTELLSQAYSRGQGYFETPPWMKVLLRDENDPFQLTAGKGSGVMNIIDLANIYSCAFIATEDIGKIHEDGRFEVLGRLDNSALRGCSLMVS from the coding sequence ATGCGCGTAGTTTCGCCCGACCATATATTCTCCCTGCAACACCATGAGCTGGAAACGGCCGCTCTGGAGGTGTTTCATTACCAATACCAGGAAAATGAGCTTTACCGTGCCTATACGGATGCCCTGCGTATAAATCCCCAGGAAGTGAAAGGTATCCTGGACATTCCCTATCTGCCGATCCAGTTTTTCAAGACCCATACGGTGGTATGCGGCCAGTTTGAGCCACAGCTGATATTTGAAAGCAGCGGCACTACACAGACCGTCAACAGCCGCCATCTGGTAAAGGATGCAGCCATTTATACCCGGAGCTTTATGATCGCCTTTGAGCAGTTTTATGGGCCGGTGACCGATTACGTAGTGGTGGGGCTGCTACCTTCCTATCTGGAGCGGCAGCATTCTTCGCTGGTATGTATGGTGCAGGAGATGATTGTACGTAGTGGCCGTGAAGAAAGTGGTTTTTACCTTTATGAGCATGATAAGCTGTTTCACCAGCTGCAGGCTTTGGAGGCAAGGCAACAGAAGGTGCTGCTGATCGGTGTTACTTTTGGTTTGCTCGATTTTGCGGAGAAATATTCCCTGCAGCTGCAGCATACCATTGTGATGGAAACCGGCGGGATGAAAGGGCGCCGGGAAGAATGGACCCGTAATGAGGTACATGATTTTCTGAAAAACAGATTAGGCGTTGACGTGGTACATGCTGAATACGGTATGACCGAATTATTGTCACAGGCCTATTCCCGCGGGCAGGGGTATTTTGAAACGCCACCCTGGATGAAAGTGTTGCTGCGTGATGAAAACGATCCCTTCCAGCTTACGGCCGGCAAAGGGTCAGGGGTTATGAACATTATAGACCTGGCCAATATTTATTCCTGCGCATTTATTGCTACCGAGGACATCGGAAAGATCCATGAAGACGGCCGTTTTGAAGTATTAGGCCGACTGGATAACTCCGCTTTGCGTGGTTGCAGCCTTATGGTCAGCTGA
- a CDS encoding DMT family transporter, producing the protein MKKAFLQLHLSVFLAGFTGILGKLISLNEGLLVWYRLLLTSVTMYILFRLQGTFRKLPWKDILPIGATGVVVALHWLFFYGSIKYSNVSIGVICFSLTSLFTAIFDPLLNRRRFDIVEMLLSMLTLFGILLIFHFDTQYRTGIILGIISAMFAALFTVYNKRLVKRFDTNTITFYELSTGLVVLSIALPFYLHFFPVTSFIPGTSDFIYLLVLAWLCTICMYTLSMNALKKISPFTVNLCFNLEPVYSIVMAFILFHENQLLNGAFYIGLACIILSVILQMTRVAWQHKTGKMLAH; encoded by the coding sequence ATGAAAAAAGCATTTCTCCAGCTGCATCTTTCTGTATTTCTTGCAGGATTTACCGGCATTTTAGGCAAACTTATCTCTCTGAATGAAGGTCTGCTGGTATGGTACCGGTTGTTGCTCACTTCGGTGACCATGTACATATTGTTCCGCCTTCAGGGCACCTTCCGTAAACTGCCCTGGAAAGATATTCTGCCGATAGGCGCTACAGGCGTGGTAGTAGCTTTGCACTGGCTGTTTTTTTATGGCAGCATCAAATATTCCAACGTCTCTATCGGAGTAATCTGCTTTTCGCTGACAAGTCTTTTTACAGCTATTTTTGACCCGCTGCTCAACCGCCGTCGTTTTGATATCGTCGAAATGCTGCTCAGTATGCTGACGCTTTTCGGGATTTTGCTGATTTTCCATTTCGATACGCAATACCGCACCGGTATCATATTGGGAATCATCTCCGCCATGTTCGCCGCTTTGTTCACCGTGTACAACAAGCGGCTGGTCAAACGTTTTGATACCAATACCATTACCTTTTATGAATTGTCTACTGGCCTGGTAGTGCTCTCCATCGCCTTGCCGTTTTATCTGCATTTTTTCCCTGTCACCTCCTTTATACCCGGCACTTCCGATTTTATCTACCTGCTGGTACTGGCATGGCTCTGCACAATATGCATGTACACGCTGAGCATGAATGCACTGAAAAAAATCTCTCCTTTTACTGTAAACCTCTGTTTTAATCTGGAACCAGTGTATAGCATTGTGATGGCGTTTATTCTCTTTCATGAGAACCAACTCCTCAATGGTGCTTTTTATATAGGGCTGGCCTGTATTATATTATCGGTGATATTACAGATGACCAGGGTGGCCTGGCAGCATAAGACGGGTAAAATGCTCGCCCATTAA
- the ytxJ gene encoding bacillithiol system redox-active protein YtxJ, with the protein MNWKTLTSEEQLQEINVASAHQPVVIFKHSTRCSISSMAKSRLERAAAPDGLTFYYLDLIAYRDLSGQIAHTYQVQHESPQVLLIRNGVCTYDESHNGINMDEIADHLNG; encoded by the coding sequence ATGAATTGGAAAACGTTAACCAGTGAGGAACAATTGCAGGAAATCAATGTGGCTTCTGCTCATCAGCCGGTAGTGATCTTTAAACATAGCACGCGGTGTTCTATCAGTTCGATGGCCAAATCCCGGCTTGAACGTGCAGCAGCTCCCGATGGGTTAACGTTTTATTATCTCGATCTGATTGCTTACCGCGACCTGTCTGGCCAAATAGCGCACACTTACCAGGTACAGCACGAATCACCCCAGGTGCTGCTCATCCGTAACGGAGTATGTACCTATGATGAGAGCCATAACGGTATCAACATGGATGAGATTGCCGATCACCTGAACGGATAA
- a CDS encoding UDP-N-acetylmuramate--L-alanine ligase, with the protein MAKVHFIAIGGSVMHQLAIALRHKGYEVTGSDDEIFEPALSNLRQAGILPASLGWDPTRITADIDAVILGMHAREDNPELIRARELQLKIYSFPEYIYQESKNKTRVAVGGSHGKTTTTAMIMHVLQYNQQAFDYLVGARLEGFNQSVNITDAPLIVCEADEYPASVIEKRPKFLFLHPQIAILTGIAWDHINVFPTYEIYEEQFALFLRQMEPGSVLIYNSGDTALSNLVTAEGRHLRLIPYTTPIHMIRDGVTRVFFDEGYADLEVFGEHNLLNMHAAKLVCNELGLSDEAFLAAIASFRGAAKRLELVAKNDHSVIYRDFAHAPSKVKATMEATRQQFPQRRLIAVLELHTYSSLNASFLSQYQGALEAADVAVVFYSKHALEIKRMPDLAPELIMEKFGRTDLHVFNDRARLEAFLEEQNYHDANLLLMSSGTYDGLDFPSLEKLLHK; encoded by the coding sequence ATGGCAAAAGTACATTTTATTGCAATTGGTGGAAGTGTAATGCACCAGCTGGCCATCGCACTCAGGCATAAGGGTTATGAGGTGACAGGCAGTGACGACGAGATATTTGAACCGGCATTGTCCAATCTCCGGCAGGCAGGCATCCTGCCCGCCTCACTCGGCTGGGACCCCACCCGCATCACCGCCGATATAGACGCGGTCATATTAGGTATGCATGCCCGGGAAGACAACCCCGAACTCATCCGCGCCCGGGAACTGCAACTCAAAATCTACTCTTTCCCGGAATACATCTACCAGGAAAGTAAAAATAAAACAAGGGTAGCCGTAGGTGGCAGTCATGGTAAAACCACCACCACCGCCATGATCATGCATGTGCTGCAGTACAACCAGCAAGCTTTTGACTACCTCGTAGGCGCCAGACTGGAAGGGTTTAACCAGTCCGTTAACATCACCGACGCACCGCTCATCGTCTGCGAAGCAGATGAATACCCGGCTTCCGTCATCGAAAAAAGACCCAAATTCCTCTTCCTGCACCCGCAGATAGCTATACTCACCGGCATCGCCTGGGATCATATCAACGTATTTCCTACTTACGAGATCTATGAGGAGCAGTTCGCCCTCTTCCTCCGTCAGATGGAGCCGGGCAGCGTGCTGATCTACAACAGCGGAGACACCGCCCTCAGCAACCTCGTGACCGCCGAAGGACGCCATCTCCGGCTGATACCTTATACCACGCCCATCCACATGATCCGGGATGGTGTAACCCGCGTGTTTTTTGATGAAGGATATGCCGATCTGGAAGTATTCGGAGAACATAACCTCCTCAATATGCATGCTGCCAAATTGGTGTGCAACGAACTGGGACTGTCAGACGAAGCCTTCCTGGCCGCTATCGCCTCTTTCAGAGGTGCTGCCAAAAGACTGGAACTGGTCGCTAAAAACGATCACAGTGTCATCTACCGCGATTTTGCCCATGCCCCTTCCAAGGTGAAAGCCACCATGGAAGCCACCCGGCAGCAGTTCCCACAACGCAGGCTCATCGCCGTACTCGAACTGCATACCTACAGTAGCCTCAATGCCAGCTTCCTCTCCCAGTACCAGGGAGCACTGGAAGCCGCCGATGTGGCCGTGGTATTCTATAGCAAACATGCCCTCGAAATAAAACGTATGCCCGACCTGGCACCCGAACTGATCATGGAAAAATTTGGCCGCACAGACCTTCATGTCTTCAACGACAGAGCCCGGCTGGAAGCCTTCCTGGAGGAACAGAACTATCACGATGCCAACCTCCTCCTGATGAGCTCCGGCACCTACGACGGACTGGATTTCCCATCACTGGAGAAGCTCCTACACAAATAA